A genomic segment from Rhodothermales bacterium encodes:
- a CDS encoding YbaB/EbfC family nucleoid-associated protein, whose protein sequence is MSDDLNMADMFGKMMDMQRKITEAQEALSAQTVTAEAGGGMVKVTANGQQRITRIKIEPDAVDPSDLELLEDLIIAGVNKALEEAAQLARGEMSRAASGMLPPGFDPKQFGL, encoded by the coding sequence ATGTCAGACGATCTCAATATGGCCGATATGTTCGGCAAGATGATGGACATGCAGCGCAAGATCACCGAAGCGCAGGAGGCCCTCTCCGCGCAGACGGTGACGGCGGAAGCCGGCGGCGGCATGGTCAAGGTCACCGCAAACGGCCAGCAGCGCATCACCCGGATCAAGATCGAGCCGGACGCCGTCGACCCGAGCGACCTGGAGCTGCTGGAGGACCTCATCATCGCCGGCGTGAACAAGGCGCTGGAGGAAGCCGCCCAGTTGGCCCGCGGCGAAATGAGCCGCGCCGCCTCGGGCATGCTGCCGCCCGGCTTCGATCCCAAGCAGTTCGGACTGTAA